The following proteins are encoded in a genomic region of Methylococcales bacterium:
- a CDS encoding type I restriction-modification system subunit M — protein sequence MSEEQKKLLEQQLWNIANELRGKMDADEFRDYILGFIFYKYLSEKMMIYANKILKEDGLQYDAIKEDNEEGREYLEAIKEESIDKLGYFLKPSELFSEIAKKGNAESENEDQSNFILEDLTKILKNIEASTMGTASEDDFDDLFSDLDLTSQKLGKTATAKNTLISKVLSHLDAIDFSLDDPKADVLGDAYEYLIGQFASGAGKKAGEFYTPQQVSTVLAKIVTTGKTRLKSVYDPTCGSGSLLLRVKREVQDVNVFYGQELNNTTYNLARMNMILHGVHYQKFDIKQEDTLEHPQHLGQEFEAIVANPPFSAHWSANQLFMGDERFSQYGKLAPKTKADFAFVQHMISQLAENGIMAVVLPHGVLFRGSSEGHIRKYLIEDRNYLDAVIGLPANIFYGTSIPTCILVFKKCREADNTILFIDASAHFEKKKNQNYLRNEDINKLIHTFQQRIVENKYSYCASLEEVKENDYNLNIPRYVDTFEEEEPIDLQAVASELVSLDEEITQTDNNILDFCKQLNIATPF from the coding sequence ATGTCAGAAGAACAAAAGAAATTACTTGAACAGCAGCTTTGGAATATCGCCAATGAACTCCGAGGAAAGATGGATGCGGACGAGTTCCGTGATTACATTTTGGGCTTTATTTTCTACAAATATCTTTCTGAAAAGATGATGATTTATGCAAACAAGATTCTAAAAGAAGACGGCTTGCAGTATGACGCTATCAAGGAAGATAACGAAGAGGGGAGAGAGTACCTTGAAGCGATTAAGGAAGAATCTATTGATAAATTAGGTTACTTTTTAAAGCCGTCTGAATTATTCAGTGAAATAGCTAAAAAGGGCAATGCCGAAAGTGAGAACGAGGATCAAAGTAATTTTATTCTTGAAGATTTAACTAAGATTCTCAAAAACATTGAAGCCAGTACCATGGGGACGGCTTCAGAAGATGATTTTGATGATTTATTTTCTGATTTAGATTTAACTTCACAAAAACTGGGTAAAACTGCAACCGCTAAAAACACCTTAATTTCTAAAGTATTAAGTCATTTAGATGCCATAGATTTTAGTCTTGATGATCCTAAAGCGGATGTTTTAGGGGATGCTTATGAGTATTTAATTGGGCAATTTGCCAGTGGGGCAGGGAAAAAAGCAGGGGAATTTTATACGCCACAACAAGTTTCAACGGTGTTGGCTAAAATCGTGACCACGGGTAAAACGCGTTTAAAATCGGTTTATGATCCTACTTGTGGTTCAGGTTCATTATTGCTCAGGGTTAAAAGAGAGGTTCAGGATGTTAACGTGTTTTACGGACAAGAATTAAATAATACTACTTACAACCTTGCAAGAATGAATATGATTTTGCACGGGGTTCATTATCAAAAGTTTGATATTAAGCAGGAGGACACGCTTGAGCATCCACAACACTTAGGGCAAGAATTTGAAGCCATTGTAGCGAATCCGCCTTTTTCAGCGCATTGGTCGGCTAATCAACTTTTTATGGGCGATGAGCGTTTTAGTCAATATGGCAAGTTAGCCCCAAAAACCAAAGCGGATTTTGCTTTTGTGCAACACATGATTTCACAGCTTGCTGAAAATGGCATTATGGCAGTGGTGTTACCGCATGGGGTTTTATTTAGGGGAAGTAGCGAGGGGCATATTAGAAAATATTTAATTGAAGATAGAAATTATCTTGACGCGGTGATTGGTTTACCTGCTAATATTTTTTATGGGACTTCGATACCCACCTGTATTTTAGTGTTTAAGAAATGTCGTGAAGCGGATAATACGATTTTATTTATTGATGCTAGTGCGCATTTTGAAAAAAAGAAGAATCAAAATTATTTGAGAAATGAGGATATTAACAAGCTTATTCACACGTTTCAGCAACGAATTGTTGAGAATAAATACAGTTATTGTGCCAGTTTAGAAGAGGTTAAGGAAAATGACTACAATTTAAATATTCCGCGTTATGTCGATACTTTTGAGGAAGAAGAGCCCATTGATTTACAGGCGGTCGCCAGTGAGTTGGTGAGTTTAGATGA